A window of the Gossypium arboreum isolate Shixiya-1 chromosome 2, ASM2569848v2, whole genome shotgun sequence genome harbors these coding sequences:
- the LOC108486076 gene encoding MYB-like transcription factor EOBI, protein MRAAMPPINTKNMSTPLEEEESELRRGPWTLEEDTLLTHYIARHGEGRWNMLAKCAGLKRTGKSCRLRWLNYLKPDIKRGNLTPQEQLLILELHSKWGNRWSKIAQHLPGRTDNEIKNYWRTRVQKQARQLNIESNSQRFLDAVRCFWMPRLVQKVEQASPSSSSSSSSSYLKEMCTQSSVPSQLSSCCTVPSFPTFSPLANKTTDISNSSSVTTQNICPTDSINISDQTEIPQHLTGSNVYGHTTLDQCYNIDSNDYGMEGISFASMSAVGFYEGTSSEGNWMCTEMSDNLWNMDDIWQLRSM, encoded by the exons ATGAGAGCAGCTATGCCTCCTATTAATACAAAGAACATGTCTACTCCTCTAGAAGAGGAGGAAAGTGAGCTGAGAAGAGGACCATGGACCCTTGAAGAGGATACTCTCCTAACACATTACATTGCTCGTCATGGAGAAGGGCGTTGGAATATGTTGGCAAAATGTGCAG GTCTCAAGAGAACTGGCAAAAGTTGCAGGCTAAGGTGGCTGAATTATTTAAAACCAGACATTAAGCGTGGAAACCTGACTCCCCAAGAACAGCTCTTGATTCTTGAACTTCATTCCAAGTGGGGAAACAG GTGGTCGAAAATTGCACAGCATCTTCCTGGAAGAACTGACAATGAGATCAAGAACTACTGGAGAACAAGGGTGCAAAAACAGGCACGCCAACTGAATATCGAGTCCAACAGCCAGAGATTCCTTGATGCGGTTCGATGTTTTTGGATGCCAAGATTGGTTCAAAAAGTGGAGCAGGCCTCACCatcttcctcctcctcctcttcttcttcttactTGAAAGAAATGTGCACCCAAAGCTCAGTTCCTTCTCAATTATCTAGCTGCTGCACAGTCCCTTCATTCCCAACATTTTCCCCACTTGCGAACAAAACCACAGACATTTCAAATTCAAGTTCAGTCACCACCCAGAACATTTGTCCCACAGATTCCATCAACATTTCGGACCAAACTGAAATTCCCCAACACCTAACAGGTTCCAACGTATATGGCCATACAACTCTTGACCAATGTTACAATATCGACAGCAATGATTATGGCATGGAGGGTATCAGCTTTGCATCTATGTCAGCTGTAGGCTTCTATGAAGGAACCTCATCTGAAGGCAACTGGATGTGCACTGAGATGAGTGATAATTTATGGAACATGGATGACATATGGCAGCTTAGATCTATGTAA